One region of Duncaniella freteri genomic DNA includes:
- a CDS encoding adenine phosphoribosyltransferase encodes MEYLKSHIRDVYDFPQKGVIFRDLTTLFKDPRGLHIIGWDLSQLYRDKGVTKVVGIESRGFIGGSILAFELGAGFVPVRKPGKLPADTIKASYDKEYGKDIIEIHRDAITPDDVVVIHDDVLATGGTMAAAYELVKQMNPKKIYINFIVELSALNGRANLPAEAEVSSLLVY; translated from the coding sequence ATGGAATATCTGAAATCTCACATTCGTGATGTGTATGACTTCCCTCAGAAGGGTGTCATATTCCGTGATCTCACAACTCTGTTCAAGGACCCTCGCGGACTTCATATCATTGGTTGGGACCTTTCTCAGCTTTATCGCGACAAAGGCGTTACTAAAGTGGTGGGAATCGAGTCCAGAGGATTCATCGGCGGTTCTATCCTTGCCTTTGAACTCGGTGCCGGATTTGTGCCTGTACGTAAGCCCGGAAAGCTTCCTGCCGACACTATCAAGGCATCCTATGACAAGGAATACGGAAAGGACATAATCGAGATCCACCGCGATGCCATCACGCCTGACGATGTGGTGGTGATACATGACGACGTTCTCGCCACAGGGGGCACTATGGCTGCCGCCTATGAGCTCGTGAAGCAGATGAATCCTAAGAAGATTTACATCAACTTCATTGTGGAGCTGTCAGCCCTTAACGGCCGGGCGAATCTTCCGGCTGAAGCTGAAGTGTCATCCCTGTTGGTATATTGA
- a CDS encoding SufE family protein, translated as MTINEIQAEIVDEFSEVDDWMDRYGMIIDLGNSLPPIEEKYRTPDHLIEGCQSRVWLNAELSPEGRIRYTADSDAIIVKGIISLLVKVLDDQTPDDILNADLHFINDIGLSEHLSPTRSNGLLAMLKQMRLYALAFKAKQ; from the coding sequence ATGACAATCAACGAAATACAGGCAGAGATCGTAGACGAGTTCTCGGAAGTAGACGACTGGATGGACCGTTACGGCATGATTATCGATCTCGGAAATTCTCTCCCCCCTATTGAAGAAAAATATCGCACCCCTGACCATCTTATCGAGGGATGTCAGAGCCGCGTGTGGCTCAATGCCGAGCTTTCTCCTGAAGGTAGGATCCGCTATACGGCCGATTCGGACGCAATAATAGTGAAAGGCATAATATCGCTTCTTGTCAAGGTGCTTGATGACCAGACTCCCGATGATATCCTTAACGCCGATCTTCATTTCATCAACGATATCGGATTGAGCGAGCATCTGTCGCCCACACGTTCCAATGGGCTTCTCGCGATGCTTAAGCAGATGCGCCTGTATGCGCTTGCATTCAAGGCGAAGCAGTAG
- a CDS encoding DUF4919 domain-containing protein: MPRILTLLLISIAASIGVQAQVLPQLKREKPDLEEIRRATLDHTSPYYYPRLMKEFQRNDTLMKIDKFRHLYLGYMFQEDYNPYRSSERTITYDATLNRSKNLTRQECDSVIAYAEQALSDNPFNLGEMVMLINALRGKGKTNLANIWQYKLNYILMSIVSTGTGLDEENAWYVIEPQHEYVLLNMMDYSVSDHVFYDPSYEYITVRNADGKDSGGFYFNIGPLLEEYYRKHPDEL, from the coding sequence ATGCCAAGAATCCTCACTCTACTGCTCATTTCCATAGCGGCATCCATAGGTGTTCAGGCTCAGGTGCTTCCACAACTCAAGCGAGAGAAGCCTGACCTTGAAGAGATTCGCCGTGCCACACTTGACCACACCTCTCCTTACTATTATCCACGGCTGATGAAGGAGTTCCAGCGTAATGATACGCTGATGAAGATCGACAAGTTCAGGCACCTCTATCTCGGATATATGTTTCAGGAGGACTATAATCCTTACAGGTCCAGCGAGCGTACCATAACATATGATGCAACACTTAACCGGTCCAAGAACCTCACTCGTCAGGAGTGCGATTCTGTTATAGCATATGCCGAGCAGGCACTTTCCGACAACCCTTTCAACCTGGGTGAGATGGTGATGCTCATAAATGCTCTGAGAGGGAAAGGAAAGACTAATCTTGCCAACATATGGCAGTACAAGCTCAACTATATCCTCATGTCGATAGTGTCGACCGGCACAGGTCTTGATGAGGAGAATGCATGGTATGTGATAGAGCCTCAGCATGAATATGTGCTCCTCAACATGATGGACTACTCTGTGAGCGACCATGTGTTCTACGATCCTTCCTATGAGTATATCACGGTCAGGAATGCGGATGGCAAGGACTCCGGAGGCTTCTATTTCAATATTGGACCTCTTCTTGAAGAATACTATCGCAAACACCCGGATGAGCTTTAA
- the hydE gene encoding [FeFe] hydrogenase H-cluster radical SAM maturase HydE, producing MDNDFILKILDKDAPRALIGKLHADARRLTDEVFGRDVYARGLIEITNVCRNNCLYCGIRSGNTSVSRYTLSTEQIVSSCRTAHSAGLRSFVLQGGENPALTADRIESIVREISSEFPDSAITLSLGEWDDNDIQRFREAGATRYLLRHETRSETHYLRLHPESMSLHNRIRCLRTLKRTGYQTGTGMMIGTPFQTLGNIIEDIDFLRELQPEMIGIGPFIPADNTPFSTFPAGSVELTLRLISVLRLIFPKANIPATTALATLDPTRGRIAGLNAGANVVMPNISPPDARNAYRLYDNKAAFGLESIDGIDGLARSLAESGFNLSFDRGDYRG from the coding sequence GTGGACAACGACTTTATACTGAAAATTCTCGACAAGGACGCGCCACGCGCCTTGATCGGGAAGCTACACGCCGATGCCCGACGCCTCACCGATGAGGTGTTCGGGCGCGATGTGTATGCAAGGGGGCTGATCGAGATCACCAATGTGTGCCGCAACAACTGTCTTTACTGCGGCATACGCTCAGGCAATACATCGGTGAGCCGTTACACACTCTCCACCGAACAGATTGTAAGCTCATGCCGGACTGCCCATTCAGCCGGACTGCGGTCCTTCGTTCTCCAAGGAGGTGAGAACCCGGCTCTTACAGCCGATCGTATAGAGTCTATCGTAAGAGAGATATCCTCGGAATTCCCGGATTCAGCCATAACACTCTCTCTTGGAGAATGGGACGACAATGATATACAGAGGTTCCGCGAGGCAGGTGCAACACGCTACCTGCTCAGGCATGAGACACGCTCGGAAACCCATTACCTCAGGCTGCATCCGGAATCAATGTCGCTCCACAACCGTATCAGATGCCTCCGCACACTTAAACGCACAGGCTACCAGACCGGTACCGGAATGATGATAGGCACACCATTCCAGACACTCGGCAATATAATCGAGGATATTGACTTCTTGAGGGAGCTGCAGCCCGAAATGATAGGTATAGGGCCTTTCATTCCTGCCGACAACACTCCGTTCTCAACCTTCCCGGCCGGAAGCGTAGAGCTCACACTGCGGCTCATATCAGTGCTACGGCTCATATTCCCCAAAGCCAACATACCTGCCACAACGGCACTTGCCACACTTGACCCCACACGCGGACGCATTGCCGGGCTGAATGCCGGAGCAAATGTCGTGATGCCCAACATATCTCCACCCGATGCGCGGAACGCCTACAGGCTCTACGATAACAAGGCGGCTTTCGGACTTGAATCAATCGACGGAATTGACGGACTCGCCCGATCATTAGCCGAATCCGGTTTCAATCTGTCATTCGACCGCGGAGACTACCGCGGCTAA
- the uvrC gene encoding excinuclease ABC subunit UvrC, producing the protein MPKHRKSAALEEKISILPDTPGVYMYYDSEGTVIYVGKAKNLKRRVSSYFNRTHDSLRTNLLVRAIADMSYIVVPTEQDALNLEASMIKEHQPRYNVLLKDDKSYPWIVVTNEPFPRVFMTRQRIKDGSKYYGPYTDAGSARATLDLVRHLYRIRSCRHLITPDYVKAGKGRLCLDYHLKRCGGCCTGLVSSEEYCSDIDRVRAILRGDVSELLDYLRGEMEKLSSELRFEEAQVLKEQYDLIRRYQAKSVIVSQTIGDVDVFGVHDEDDEAYINYMHIRHGAVVKSVTLEYRRRLDETVPQLLAYAMAEISETLGVVYDEVVVAEMPDCEMPDVRFSIPRRGDKAKLLEVSQKNARQHRVDKVKTIEKRDPSARTDRILERMRTDFRLSELPRHIECFDNSNIQGTNPVASCVVFKDAKPSKKDYRHFNIRTVEGPDDFASMKEVLTRRYSRLVNEGQPLPQLIVVDGGKGQLSAAVEALDDMGLRGTIAVVGIAKRLEEIYFPGDSIPLYIDKNSESLRVVQQLRDEAHRFGITHHRNRRSKGQAVSELDSIKGVGEKTRTALLSRFRSVKRLREADLDAIAEVVGPAKASVVYAALHS; encoded by the coding sequence ATGCCTAAGCATCGTAAGTCAGCCGCCCTTGAGGAGAAGATATCCATCCTCCCCGACACCCCCGGAGTGTATATGTACTATGACTCCGAGGGGACGGTGATTTACGTAGGCAAAGCTAAGAATCTCAAGAGGCGCGTCAGCTCCTATTTCAACCGCACCCATGACTCCCTTCGCACCAATCTGCTTGTGCGTGCTATAGCTGATATGAGCTATATTGTGGTGCCTACGGAGCAGGACGCGCTCAATCTTGAGGCTTCTATGATAAAGGAGCATCAGCCGCGCTATAATGTGCTCCTTAAGGATGACAAGTCATATCCATGGATAGTGGTGACAAACGAGCCTTTCCCCAGAGTGTTCATGACCCGCCAGCGCATCAAGGACGGGTCAAAGTATTATGGACCCTATACCGACGCCGGGTCGGCGCGGGCCACACTCGACCTTGTGAGGCATCTCTATCGCATACGCTCGTGCCGTCATCTCATCACTCCCGATTATGTAAAGGCCGGCAAGGGGAGATTGTGTCTCGACTACCATCTAAAACGATGCGGCGGGTGCTGCACCGGACTTGTCTCGTCGGAGGAATATTGCTCGGATATAGACCGGGTCCGTGCCATACTCCGTGGCGATGTCTCAGAGCTTCTCGACTATCTGCGGGGAGAGATGGAGAAATTGTCGTCAGAGCTTCGTTTCGAGGAGGCGCAGGTGCTAAAGGAGCAGTATGATCTCATCAGGCGTTATCAGGCAAAGAGTGTCATAGTGTCGCAGACTATAGGGGATGTGGATGTGTTTGGCGTACATGACGAGGACGATGAGGCATATATAAATTACATGCATATACGTCATGGAGCCGTGGTGAAATCGGTGACACTTGAGTATCGACGCCGTCTTGACGAGACGGTGCCCCAGCTTCTGGCTTATGCCATGGCGGAGATATCCGAGACTCTCGGTGTGGTTTATGACGAGGTGGTGGTGGCGGAAATGCCCGACTGCGAGATGCCCGATGTCAGGTTCAGTATCCCCAGGCGTGGCGATAAGGCGAAACTGCTGGAGGTTTCGCAGAAGAACGCCAGGCAGCATCGTGTAGATAAGGTCAAGACCATTGAGAAGCGCGATCCCTCGGCACGTACTGACCGTATACTTGAACGTATGCGCACAGACTTCCGCCTTTCCGAACTTCCGCGTCATATCGAATGCTTTGACAACTCCAATATCCAGGGGACGAATCCTGTCGCCTCCTGTGTGGTGTTCAAGGATGCCAAGCCATCAAAGAAGGACTATCGTCATTTCAATATCCGTACAGTGGAAGGGCCCGACGATTTCGCTTCGATGAAAGAGGTGCTGACTCGCCGTTACTCACGTCTGGTCAATGAAGGTCAGCCTCTCCCTCAATTGATAGTTGTGGATGGCGGCAAGGGGCAGCTTTCCGCTGCCGTGGAGGCTCTTGACGACATGGGGCTTCGTGGCACCATCGCTGTGGTGGGAATTGCCAAGAGGCTTGAGGAGATCTATTTCCCCGGTGACAGCATACCGCTGTATATTGACAAGAACAGCGAAAGTCTGCGTGTGGTGCAGCAGCTTCGCGACGAGGCCCACCGCTTCGGCATCACACATCACCGCAACCGTCGCAGCAAGGGTCAGGCTGTGTCAGAACTCGACAGTATAAAAGGTGTCGGCGAGAAGACCCGCACCGCCCTTCTCTCACGCTTCAGGAGTGTCAAGCGTCTGCGTGAGGCAGATCTTGACGCAATAGCTGAGGTGGTGGGTCCCGCCAAGGCATCGGTGGTCTATGCAGCCTTGCATTCCTGA
- the hydF gene encoding [FeFe] hydrogenase H-cluster maturation GTPase HydF, translating to MNRLHIIILGACNSGKSSLVNMLTDQSTSLVADTPGTTTDPVRRNMELPEAGPCVFIDTAGFDDDTELGRQRISLTLKALDEADIALLLVGENMGEEAHWQEILKQRGIPYAEIANKADLNRTVPDNAISISSIRDRAKNRTILIEAILRILPSDFGTRSITGGMAKEGDTVVLVMPQDDSAPKGRLILPQVQTIRELLDLKAIPVCTVPEKLQDTLSTLNSAPSLIITDSQAFANVYPLVPEGTMLTSFSVLMAAHKGDIRFFAESAQTISKLTESSHVLIAEACTHAPQSEDIGRAKIPALLRKRIGQGLRIDHVSGRDFPDNLTGYDLVIHCGGCMFNRQYLLSRVARAKAQGVPMTNYGITIAHLTGALSKVTLPEK from the coding sequence ATGAACCGACTGCACATAATAATACTCGGAGCCTGCAACAGCGGAAAATCATCGTTAGTCAACATGCTGACCGACCAGTCGACATCCCTGGTAGCGGACACTCCGGGGACTACGACCGACCCTGTCCGCAGGAACATGGAGCTGCCCGAAGCCGGTCCATGCGTTTTCATAGACACTGCCGGATTCGACGATGACACAGAGCTGGGCAGACAGCGCATCAGCCTGACTCTTAAGGCTCTTGATGAAGCCGACATCGCACTCCTGCTTGTGGGAGAGAACATGGGCGAAGAGGCACACTGGCAAGAAATCCTAAAACAGCGCGGCATTCCATATGCAGAGATAGCCAACAAAGCAGACCTCAACAGAACGGTGCCCGACAATGCCATATCCATAAGCTCCATACGTGACAGAGCAAAGAACCGCACCATCCTGATTGAAGCCATTCTACGTATACTTCCATCAGATTTCGGCACCCGATCTATCACCGGAGGTATGGCCAAGGAGGGTGACACTGTAGTGCTTGTGATGCCACAGGACGATTCTGCACCCAAAGGCAGACTCATACTGCCTCAGGTACAGACCATACGCGAACTTCTCGACCTGAAAGCCATCCCGGTATGCACTGTCCCGGAAAAACTCCAAGACACACTCTCCACCCTTAATTCAGCCCCATCGCTTATAATTACCGACTCACAGGCTTTTGCAAATGTATATCCTCTGGTGCCCGAAGGTACTATGCTCACATCATTCTCGGTGCTCATGGCTGCACACAAGGGTGACATCAGATTCTTCGCCGAAAGCGCGCAAACAATATCAAAACTTACAGAGAGTTCTCATGTGCTCATCGCCGAGGCATGCACCCACGCACCTCAGAGCGAGGACATAGGCAGAGCAAAGATTCCAGCTCTCCTGAGAAAAAGAATCGGTCAGGGACTGCGCATCGACCATGTGTCAGGACGCGACTTCCCCGACAATCTGACCGGATATGACCTGGTGATCCACTGCGGAGGATGCATGTTCAATCGTCAATACCTGCTTTCACGCGTGGCAAGAGCCAAGGCACAAGGGGTTCCGATGACCAACTACGGCATCACGATAGCCCATCTGACAGGAGCACTCTCAAAGGTAACTCTTCCCGAGAAATAA
- a CDS encoding GH3 auxin-responsive promoter family protein: protein MNLTPLVRPFFLHKAANVRSWQGRIRMVQLRQLQWLLSRGASTKWGQEHGLDASSDRDIDRVYDELRRAVPMVQSYPDIRESVMRMVGGEADVLWPGVTRRFAQSSGTSDGKSKYIPVTDDSLRVNHYDGGSQVVAQYLSLYPDSRLFSGKSFILGGSYANELSLRSGVKVGDLSATLIDCINPFANLVRVPSKKVALMADWEEKLPRLIEASMCEDITNISGVPSWFLTVLKGVMQKAGVGCIHDVWRNLEVFFHGGISMAPYREQYAHITRQGMRYLESYNASEGFFAVQDTIDSPGMLLLLDSGVFYEFIPLSEIDSDRHSTIPSWEVEQGKVYSIVISACNGLWRYTPGDTVRVESVDPLRITIAGRTKCFINAFGEELMVENAEAAMTRVCRDMDCSVVNYTAAPVYASDNSRGRHEWLIEFDREPASIEAFAASLDIALQDVNSDYQAKRAHGIFLDPLTVVKGRSGVFNDWLASTGKLGGQRKVPRLSNTRNPIDDILKLNR, encoded by the coding sequence ATGAATCTTACTCCGTTAGTACGACCGTTCTTTTTGCACAAGGCTGCGAACGTGCGTTCGTGGCAAGGGCGGATACGCATGGTGCAGTTGCGACAGCTGCAATGGCTGCTGTCTCGTGGAGCCTCTACAAAGTGGGGGCAGGAACATGGTCTTGATGCTTCGTCGGACCGTGACATCGACAGGGTGTACGATGAGTTGCGCAGGGCTGTCCCTATGGTGCAGTCCTATCCTGATATCAGGGAGTCAGTGATGCGTATGGTAGGCGGAGAGGCTGATGTGCTGTGGCCGGGTGTCACAAGGCGTTTTGCTCAAAGCTCCGGAACCTCGGACGGTAAAAGCAAGTATATACCTGTCACCGATGATTCTCTTCGCGTCAACCATTACGATGGCGGCTCTCAGGTGGTTGCGCAGTATCTGTCGCTCTACCCTGACAGCCGGCTGTTTTCCGGCAAGAGCTTTATACTCGGAGGCAGCTATGCCAATGAATTGTCATTGCGTTCGGGGGTTAAGGTGGGTGATCTCTCTGCCACGTTAATTGACTGCATCAATCCTTTCGCCAATCTTGTGCGTGTCCCCTCCAAGAAAGTGGCTCTGATGGCTGACTGGGAGGAGAAATTGCCCCGGCTCATCGAGGCATCCATGTGTGAGGATATAACAAACATTTCAGGCGTGCCGTCATGGTTTCTTACGGTTCTGAAAGGTGTTATGCAGAAGGCTGGAGTAGGTTGTATACATGATGTGTGGCGTAATCTCGAAGTGTTCTTTCACGGCGGTATCTCAATGGCTCCGTATCGTGAGCAATATGCTCATATCACACGTCAGGGTATGCGTTATCTGGAGAGCTACAACGCTTCTGAAGGATTCTTTGCCGTGCAGGACACCATCGACTCCCCCGGCATGTTGTTGCTTCTTGACAGTGGTGTGTTCTACGAGTTCATCCCTCTTTCGGAGATTGACTCTGACCGCCATTCCACCATTCCGTCCTGGGAAGTTGAGCAAGGCAAGGTGTATTCGATAGTCATATCCGCGTGCAACGGCTTGTGGCGTTACACTCCAGGCGATACTGTGCGCGTTGAGAGCGTCGATCCGCTGCGCATCACAATTGCAGGGCGTACAAAATGCTTTATCAACGCATTCGGAGAGGAGCTTATGGTAGAGAACGCTGAGGCTGCCATGACGCGTGTGTGCCGTGATATGGACTGCTCGGTGGTCAATTATACCGCCGCCCCTGTCTATGCTTCTGACAATAGCCGCGGCCGCCATGAATGGCTCATTGAATTCGACCGGGAGCCGGCATCTATCGAAGCTTTCGCCGCATCCCTTGATATTGCGCTACAGGATGTCAACTCCGACTATCAGGCAAAGCGCGCGCACGGCATATTTCTTGATCCGTTAACTGTGGTCAAAGGGCGGAGCGGCGTATTCAATGACTGGCTTGCATCGACAGGCAAGCTTGGCGGGCAGCGTAAGGTGCCGCGTCTTTCCAATACCCGTAATCCTATTGATGATATCCTTAAATTAAACAGATGA
- a CDS encoding alkaline phosphatase, with the protein MKLRLLSLIVALWSVAHVYGAQAPKYIFYFIGDGMGMAQVLSAQVYNRTVLGNTDPILMMQFPVASQVTTHSASSPVTDSAAAGTALATGHKTDNGMLGVTPDTVAVTSIAKELFDRGYGVALVTSVPPDDATPGAFYAHVPDRGMYYEVGKQAAESGYDFIAGSNLRGTKDKDGNPNDLIDSFRDNGVDIAYGIEGLDGIRSRRVLLLNPEEITLGQINFTIDSVPGAMSLPDMTEAAISHLQKNGRDRFFMMVEGGNIDYGGHANDGGTIVKEVLNFNQALRHAYDFYLAHPDETLIVVTADHETGGMGLGNNNVGYDLRLGYMDYQKISKDRFADMCRAMRKSRRIYEWEDMKEILTDKLGFWSHVPVTDEQTAQLEEEFNRCFKGDMASDHHTLYNSFNTFTEKVYRVIDGVTGIGFTTNGHSGGLVPLYAIGVGAECFSSLNDNTSIPAKIRGLMK; encoded by the coding sequence ATGAAACTACGATTATTGTCCCTTATCGTTGCCTTATGGTCTGTGGCACATGTTTATGGTGCCCAGGCTCCGAAATATATATTCTATTTTATCGGTGACGGTATGGGGATGGCGCAGGTGCTTTCCGCACAGGTGTACAACCGTACTGTGCTCGGCAATACCGATCCTATTCTTATGATGCAGTTTCCTGTCGCATCGCAGGTCACCACACACTCAGCATCATCCCCTGTCACAGACTCTGCCGCCGCCGGCACAGCTCTGGCTACCGGACATAAGACCGATAACGGGATGCTTGGCGTGACTCCTGATACTGTTGCGGTCACATCAATAGCCAAGGAGCTTTTTGACCGTGGATATGGTGTGGCTCTTGTGACTTCTGTCCCGCCTGATGACGCTACGCCTGGAGCATTCTACGCCCATGTGCCGGACCGTGGCATGTACTATGAGGTAGGGAAACAGGCTGCTGAGTCAGGCTATGACTTTATTGCTGGGTCCAATCTGCGCGGCACAAAAGATAAGGACGGGAACCCTAATGATCTCATCGATTCATTCCGGGATAACGGTGTGGATATTGCTTATGGTATTGAAGGGCTTGATGGTATCCGGTCGCGTCGTGTGCTTCTGCTCAATCCTGAGGAGATCACATTAGGGCAGATCAATTTTACCATAGATTCTGTCCCTGGGGCTATGAGCCTTCCCGATATGACGGAAGCTGCTATAAGCCACTTGCAGAAGAATGGCAGAGACCGTTTCTTTATGATGGTTGAGGGTGGAAATATCGACTATGGCGGTCATGCAAATGACGGCGGCACTATCGTCAAGGAGGTCCTCAACTTCAATCAGGCTCTCCGCCATGCGTATGATTTCTATCTTGCACATCCCGATGAGACTCTTATCGTTGTGACTGCCGATCACGAGACCGGAGGCATGGGGCTCGGCAACAATAATGTAGGTTACGACCTGCGTCTCGGCTATATGGATTATCAAAAGATATCAAAGGATCGCTTCGCCGATATGTGCCGTGCCATGCGCAAGTCACGCCGTATATACGAATGGGAGGATATGAAGGAGATATTGACTGACAAGCTCGGTTTTTGGAGTCATGTCCCTGTGACTGACGAGCAGACGGCTCAGCTTGAAGAGGAATTCAACCGCTGTTTCAAAGGTGATATGGCATCCGATCATCACACGCTGTACAATTCGTTCAATACTTTTACTGAGAAAGTGTATCGTGTTATTGATGGTGTCACTGGCATAGGATTTACCACTAACGGACATTCTGGCGGTCTTGTCCCGCTCTATGCAATCGGAGTCGGAGCCGAATGTTTCTCATCCCTGAATGACAATACATCCATTCCGGCGAAGATTCGCGGGCTAATGAAGTAA
- a CDS encoding phage holin family protein has protein sequence MTSRFISSVLVLLCVEYSGVLLSVLADLVSGVRRARREGQSCTSRGLRRSVAKLSSYFLSLFCLTVVDGMIVAAIITLSSLGKSFLPPFPYLTTVGAVSLVLIEAKSIAENSPHRARLAEALHVFMSILRKGRRV, from the coding sequence ATGACTTCTCGTTTCATTTCCTCTGTTCTTGTGCTGTTGTGTGTCGAATATTCCGGCGTGCTTCTGTCGGTCCTCGCTGATCTTGTCAGCGGTGTGCGTCGCGCTCGTCGCGAGGGACAGTCATGCACATCCCGAGGACTTCGCCGCAGCGTAGCCAAGCTCTCGTCCTATTTCCTCTCCCTGTTCTGCCTCACGGTGGTGGATGGCATGATTGTAGCAGCTATCATCACCTTGTCATCCTTGGGCAAATCATTCTTGCCGCCGTTCCCATATCTTACTACAGTCGGAGCCGTTTCTTTAGTGCTTATCGAGGCAAAAAGCATAGCTGAAAATTCGCCTCATCGAGCCCGGCTGGCTGAGGCGTTGCATGTGTTTATGAGTATACTCAGGAAAGGAAGGCGCGTGTGA